In the Malania oleifera isolate guangnan ecotype guangnan chromosome 1, ASM2987363v1, whole genome shotgun sequence genome, one interval contains:
- the LOC131148349 gene encoding dof zinc finger protein DOF3.5, translating into MERGWKGGSADQLSPHCPRCGASNTKFCYYNNYSLTQPRYFCKGCRRYWTRGGSLRNVPIGGGCRKNRRGKSFRMSADVSARSRGAAPHDPPLGGGPAHRGPSSIDLAVVYANYLNPQPDSNGSRFRAAESGNGRFDPSFELSSTSFLGSSNAARQVPAETGVFECSELSDPSVETGRSEGDMMYACELESMGGQQGCVEELFMASRGGCYGLPSLPGEVEINNGDQVMLWSTQQMAGFNPTRLSGFEPVETHPNPNLFAADNWSSIDHFSSCKTFSWLP; encoded by the coding sequence ATGGAGAGAGGATGGAAGGGCGGCAGCGCTGATCAGCTATCGCCTCACTGCCCGCGCTGCGGCGCTTCCAACACCAAATTTTGCTACTACAACAACTACAGCTTGACTCAGCCTCGCTACTTCTGCAAGGGCTGCCGCCGGTACTGGACCAGAGGCGGCTCCCTCCGCAACGTCCCCATCGGCGGCGGTTGCCGGAAGAACCGAAGAGGCAAGTCCTTCCGAATGTCCGCCGACGTCTCCGCGAGGAGCCGAGGCGCAGCCCCGCATGACCCGCCGCTCGGCGGTGGCCCCGCCCACCGTGGTCCCAGCAGCATTGATCTGGCAGTCGTCTACGCGAACTACTTGAATCCGCAACCTGATTCCAATGGATCTCGATTTCGGGCGGCCGAATCGGGCAATGGGCGGTTTGATCCGTCGTTTGAGCTTAGCAGTACAAGTTTCCTGGGTTCGAGTAATGCTGCACGGCAAGTGCCGGCAGAGACTGGTGTGTTTGAGTGTTCGGAGCTTTCCGACCCGTCCGTGGAAACGGGTCGGAGTGAGGGTGACATGATGTATGCTTGTGAGTTGGAATCCATGGGGGGGCAACAAGGGTGTGTTGAAGAATTATTTATGGCAAGTCGTGGTGGATGTTATGGGCTGCCATCGTTGCCAGGTGAAGTAGAGATTAACAATGGTGATCAAGTAATGCTGTGGTCAACTCAACAAATGGCGGGTTTCAACCCCACCCGATTATCAGGGTTCGAACCTGTAGAGActcatccaaatccaaatcttTTCGCAGCTGATAATTGGAGCTCCATTGATCATTTTTCAAGTTGTAAAACTTTCTCTTGGCTGCCTTAa